From Staphylococcus sp. IVB6214:
TTTAAGGATATACAGAACCGTACATCTGAATTGACACAGGATATTACACATCGTACACGACGCAGTATTAATATTGAAAAGTTACGTAAAAAACGTGATTACATCAAAGAAAACTGGTTTGGTTGGGCGAAGTTAGAAGAAGATGATATTCCATCATTTTTACGCAAACGTCCAAAATGGTTTAAACGTGCACATGTGAATATAGCATGTGGTGTCATTCTATTGTTCTTCATACTACTAGAATTTAACAATCGTAATGCATTGTTCGCTTCTGGAGATTGGCAATTATCGCAAACACAGTATGTCTATGAATGGATTAGTTTATTACTCTTATTGTTTATTGCGATCGCCTATATCGTAACGACGATTACATTCATGCTAAGAGGAAAGCATTACTATATTCAACTCTTTATGATCAGCATTCTGTTCTTTAAGTTGATGACAGAGTATGTTGTAATTCTCTTTCATGGTTTATTATTGTCGATATTTATTACGCCAATCCTTGTACTGATGCTTATCCCAGCTATCGTTGCATTTGTACTACAATTACGTCAACCAGCTATAAAAGAATAGGAATATTGAGAGTGAGAGCATTGTCTCTCGCTCTTTTTGTTTATAAGGCATACGAGGAAACGACGCCAAAATCGATTTCTGTCAGACTCCCGTGTTAAGATAGAAAAGAACTAATCAAGGAAAGGCTGATAAAATGAAAACAGCAATTTTAAATAGTGGGAAAGAAGCGAAATATTTCAATGGCTATCCGTTGATTGAAGAAGAAGATATCTATCAACAGAGCGCACTGAAAAGTGGTGATCTGTTCCATTTGAAAACGGACAAAGGTATGTATATCGCAACAGGTTATGTCGGTCATCAGCATAAAGGACTCGGATGGGTGTTATCATATAATGCGGATGAAGAGATCAATCAACAGTTTTTTGAACGGTTATTTGAAGCGGCAAAACAAGAACGTGAATATTATTATCACATTGATGGGACGAATGCTTTTCGTTTATTCAACGGAGAAGGAGATGGTGTCGGTGGTTTAACAATTGATCATTATAATGGACACCTGTTGATTCAGTGGTACTCACAAGGCATCTATGCATTTCGTGATGACATCATCTCTGCCATGACACAAGTATTTGAATACACATCTATTTATGAAAAAACACGTTTTAAAGATGCGGATATTCAAGGTGGTTTTGTGATAGGTGAGGCACCTGAATTTCCAATTATTATCGAGGAAAACTTTACTTTCTACAATGTGCATCTTGATGATGGCCCAATGACCGGTATTTTCTTAGATCAGAAAGAAGTACGTAAAAAGATTCGTGATTATTACAGTGCAGAACGACAAGTGTTGAATTTGTTCAGTTATACAGGTGCATTTTCGGTTATAGCAGCTGGACAAGCAGAACAAACGACAAGCGTTGATTTAGCAAATCGTTCACGTCCAATGACAGAAGAAAACTTTGGATTGAATGGAATCGATCCGAAGACACAATCACTATATGTAATGGATACATTTGATTATTTCAAATATGCAGAACGTCATCAGTTGTCGTATGACACGATTGTGATTGATCCCCCAAGTTTTGCGAGAAATAAAAAGAAAACATTCTCGGTCATGAAAGATTATGACAAGTTGATTGAGGGAGCATTACCGATATTAAAAGAACACGGTACGCTTGTTTTAAGTACGAACCACAGTATGTATACATTAAAAGCTTTCAAGAATATGATCAAAAAAACACTTTCTGATAAGGGTATCAATTACCAAATTGATGAAGTAATGGGATTGCCAAAAGACTTCAAAACACATCCACACTACAAACCATCTAAATATTTAAAAGTCGTTTTTGTCACATTGATGGATTAAATGATGGAGAAAAGGGTATAAGATAACGTCTTATACGAGAAAGGTGGATGAACGATGAAATTTACAAATAAAATCACAGAAGTAGTTGGAAATAAAGTATTAAAGATTGAAAAAATCGAGAATAAAAATATTTTACCAAACAATCAGGAAGAGGTGGCAGAACGCCGTAAACAAGCAGAAAACATCGTCAAAAAGAAAGCGATGTTATCGTCAGGGGCAACAATTGTACCGATTCCAGGATTTGACTTTGGTGTAGATATGAAGTTGATGAAAGATATTATTGAAGATATCAACAAATTGTATGGTTTAGATCATAAGCAAGTGAACAGAATGAGTGATGACATGAAAGATCGTATTGTTATGGCGGCTGGTATGCAAGGAAGCCAATTGATTGGGAAAAAAGTTTCGGATGGTTTGATGAAAGTTTTAATTCGAGATGTAGCCAAAAGAACTGCCGCAAAACAAACAAGATGGTTCCCAATTGTCGGACAAGCGGTTTCTGCATCTCTAAGTTATTACTTTATGAATAAGGTAGGAAAAGATCACATTCAGAAATGTGAGAATGTTGTCAAGTCACTTTTGTAAATTGTTCGATAATTTGTAAAAAAACGGTGGAGTCGCGACATGATAGTGGTTTCACAATTGAATTTAATTGTTAATTTTGGTAATGTTAAGGCATGTAGCGAAGTTAAATAGCTTATGCTAAAAATAAAAGAAATAGAAGGAGTAAGATGTAAGATGGAACAACAATCATATGTAATTATTGACGAAACAGGAATTCACGCACGTCCAGCGACTATGCTAGTACAAACTGCTTCAAAATTTGAATCAGATGTACAATTAGAATACAATGCAAAAAAAGTAAACTTAAAATCAATCATGGGTGTTATGAGCTTAGGTGTTGGTAAAGACGCTGAAATTACAATTTACGCAGATGGTAGCGACGAAAAAGAAGCAATTGCAGCAATTACTGAAGTGTTATCAAAAGAAGGTTTAACAAAATAATGTCAACATTAAATAAGGGAATTGCAGCTTCTGAGGGTGTTGCTATTGCCAAAGCGTATATGCTCGTAGAACCCGATTTAAGTTATAGTCAAGAGACAACAGAAGATCCATCTGGTGAGGTTCAAAAATTCAATAACGCATTAAACAATGCCAAAATTGAATTAACAAAGATTAGAAATAATGCGGAAGAACAATTAGGGCCAGACAAGGCCGCTATTTTCGATGCGCATTTATTAGTATTAGATGATCCAGAATTAATCAACCCTATTGAAAGCATGATCAAAGATGATAAAGCAAGTGCACCACACGCATTAACAGCTGTGACGCAAAACTTTATTACTATTTTTGAATCTATGGATAATGAGTATATGAAAGAGCGTGCAGCGGATATCCGTGATGTTTCTAAGCGTGTACTCGCACATATTTTAGGTGTTGAATTACCAAATCCAAGTATCATTGATGAAAGTGTTGTTATCGTTGCGCACGATTTAACACCTTCTGATACTGCACAATTGAACAAGCAATATGTGCAAGGATTTGTTACGAATATCGGTGGCCGTACATCGCATTCAGCGATTATGAGTCGCTCATTAGAAATTCCGGCCGTTGTTGGAACAAAAACAATTACAGAATCTGTAAAACAAGGCGACATGATTATTGTGGATGGATTAACAGGTGATGTCATTATCAACCCATCACAAGATGAAGTACGTGCGTATCAACAAAAACGTGATATGTACTTTGAAGATCGTGAAGCATTGAAACAACTTCGTGATGAACCATCAACGACAATTGATGGTAAACATGTTGAGTTAGCCGCTAACATTGGTACACCAAACGACTTAGAAGGTGTTAAAAATAACGGTGCAGAAGGCATCGGCCTATATCGTACAGAGTTCTTGTACATGGGTCGTGACAACATGCCAACTGAAGATGAGCAATTCGAAGCTTACAAAAAGGTATTAGAAGAAATGGACGGCAAGCGTGTTGTTGTACGTACGCTTGATATCGGTGGAGATAAGGAGTTACCATACTTAAATCTACCTGAAGAAATGAACCCATTCTTAGGATATCGTGCGATTCGTTTATGCTTAGATCAACCGGATATTTTCCGTCCACAATTGCGTGCATTATTACGTGCATCTGTATACGGTAAATTGAACATTATGTTCCCAATGGTTGCGACGGTTCAAGAGTTCCGTGATGCGAAAGCATTATTACTGGAAGAGAAAGAAAACTTGAAAAACGAAGGTGTGGAAGTGAGCGATGATATCGAATTAGGTATCATGGTTGAAATCCCATCAACTGCAGCATTAGCTGATATTTTCGCAAAAGAAGTTGATTTCTTCAGTATCGGTACAAATGATTTAATCCAATACACAATGGCAGCTGACCGTATGTCTGAACGTGTATCATACCTATATCAACCATACAATCCATCAATTTTACGCTTAGTGAAACAAGTCATCGATGCGTCTCACAAAGAAGGTAAATGGACAGGTATGTGTGGTGAAATGGCTGGCGATGAAACGGCGATTCCATTATTACTTGGTTTAGGATTAGATGAGTTCTCAATGAGCGCAACATCTATCTTAAAAGCACGCCGTCAAATTAAAGGTTTAAGCACAACTGAGATGACGCAATTAGCTGATCGTGCGATGAACTGTGCGACAGTTGATGAAGTAATCACACTTGTGAATGATGCTACTGCGAAAGCATAGTCATATGACAAAAACCTGAGATGAGTTAATCATCTCAGGTTTTTTGGTTATTTACAGGCCTAATGTTTGGTTCAGCTTGTCCATGTCAACTTGATAAATTGGTTCATCGTCAAGTAGAATAAATGGTGTCGCAAAGGCGTCATGCGCAATCATCTCATTGCGGTATGTGGCGTCTTTAATGTTTCGTTCTTCAAAAGCAACATTGTGTTCTGTTAAGTAATTTTTAACAAATGTACAGGGTGGGCAATCATTTTGTGTATAGATAATTACATTCGTCATAGTGCACCTCATATCATTTTTTTGAATCAATGAAGATAATTTAGCACAGATAATAAAAGGACGTCAATTGATGTTGCTTAATCATCATATAATACTTTAAAACACAAATTCACGTGGATCGTTGCATATAGATCAGCTTGCCATAAAAACAGTGATTAAATAGAATGACGTATATGATAGGGAAAGAGATAAAAAATCTCGACATATGAACTGCTAAAATAGTAACCACATTTGACAAGTTGATACTCAGGGTGGAAAATAAATATGTTCTATAAACTACGTATCCCATGAAAGGGATAAACAACAAAAAGTAATGCCCAGTTTTTAAAAATATGTACATAAATGATGGAGGTTCTATCATGGATAAAGAATATGTAGTAATTGGTTTAGGTCGTTTCGGTGGAAGTATCGTTCGTGAATTGAATGCATTAGATATGGATGTTATGGCAATTGACAAAGACGAGCATCGTGTTGATGAATATAGTGATATTGCAACTCATGCGGTCGTTGCAGATACAACAGATGAGGCAGTGATGAGAAGTCTAGGGATCCGTAACTTCGACCATGTTATTGTGTCTATTGGAGAAAATATACAGGCGAGTACGTTGACAACACTTATTTTGAAAGAACTGGGTGTTAAAAAAGTTACAGCGAAAGCACAAAATGACTATCATGCGAAGATTCTAAATAAAATCGGTGCAGATACAGTGGTACATCCGGAACGTGATATGGGACGCCGTATTGCACATAATGTAGCGAGTGCAACCGTATTAGACTATCTCGAACTATCAGATGAGCATTCAATTGTTGAGATGAAAGCAACGGAATCAATGGCCGGTAAGACCTTGATTGACTTAGACATTCGTGCACAATACGGTATCAATATTATTGCTATTAAACGCCGCAAAGAAATTATCGTATCCCCTGATCCAGATTTGGCATTGGAATTTGACGATATCTTGATTATGATTGGACATGACAATGATTTGACACGTTATGAAAAGAAAATAGCACATTAAAACATAAAGAAAGCGGTCAAACTCTATCAGTAGGGGATGACCGCTTTCTTTATATCTATTTCGTTTCATTAACTTTCATTATAACTGGTAAAATCATTGGTTTACGTGCCGTTTGTTCATAGAGATACGGCTGTAACGTTTCGATAATGGATGATTTTACTTGATGCCATTGAATATCAGGTTGTTGATTTAACTTCTGGATAACTTCTTGTTTGATCTTCTTCTGTGCATCGTAAATCAATTGTCCAGATTCACGCATATAAACAAATCCACGTGAAATAATGTCTGGACCTGATAATAACTTGTTCGTATTGAAGTCAATGCTGACAACCACAATGACAAGACCTTCTTCAGATAGTAGTTTACGGTCACGAATAACGACGTTACCAATGTCTCCGATACCACTACCGTCAACAAGTACATTGCCAGAAGGAATACGTCCTGCTGTACGTGCAGAATCACGTGTAAGTGCAAGTACATCGCCAATATCATGAATGAATACATTCTCTTCTTTTACGCCACAGTCAACACCAGTTTGACCGTGTGCCACGAGCATACGATACTCACCGTGAATCGGTAAGAAATATTTCGGGCGAATAAGGCGTAACATCAATTGTTGGTCACCTTGAGAACCGTGACCTGACGTATGGATGTTAGAGATTTTACTATGAATGACTTCAGCACCTGCTTGATATAGTGCATTGATTGTGCGGTTGATACTCTTCGTATTACCTGGAATAGGTGATGAACTAAATACAACCGTGTCTTCTGGGATGATTTTGATTTGTTTATGTGTACCGTTCGCAATACGTGAAAGTGCTGCCATCGGTTCACCTTGAGATCCCGTACATAAAATCAATAATTCGTGCTTTGGAATACTGTTGATTTTGCTTGGTTCTACAAATGTCTCAGGGGGTGCTTTAATATAACCCAGTTCTGTTCCAATCTTAATGTTGTTTTCCATTGAACGACCAAACGTCACAATTTTTCGGTTATATTTCACTGCAGCTTCAACGGCTTGTTGCACACGATAAATATTTGATGCAAACGTTGCGAAGATGATACGTCCTGTACAGTTTCGGAATATCTTATCTACGTTTTGGCCGACTTCACGTTCACTGAGTGTAAAGTCTGGAACGAGAGAGTTAGTAGAGTCAGATAGTAGGCAAAGGACGCCTTCATCACCGAGTTGCGCCATCTTCGACATATTGGCAGGTGCACCAACTGGTGTGAAGTCGAACTTAAAGTCACCTGTGTGTACGATTTTACCTTCGGGTGTGTCAACAATGACACCATAAGCTTCAGGAATACTATGCGTCGTTAAATAAAAGCTTACTTTAAAGTGCTTAGATTCAATAACACTGTCCTCTGTAATCTCATTTAAAGAAGCAGTACGCAATAGTTTATGTTCTTCCAACTTGTTGCGGATTAAACCTAATGCAAGCGGACCACTATAAATAGGTACATTAATCTTTTTTAACAGGTAGGGCACACCACCGATATGATCTTCGTGACCATGTGTGATAACGAGTCCCACAATTTTATCTTGGTTTTGTTCAAGATACGTGTAATCAGGAATGACATAGTCAATCCCTAATAGATTATCGTCAGGGAACTTAATACCTGCATCAATGATTAAGATTTCATCCTTATATTCAACGGCATAAGTGTTCTTACCAACCTCACCTAAACCGCCAAGGGCATATACGCCAACCTCATTCTTTTGAAGTTGTTTCATTATTCTGCGCGCTCCACATTAAAGTGTTCTGATTGCTGTTCATATTCTAAATGTGCGCCCTCTAATTTAGTTATGAATTCAATGTTATAGTTACGCTCTTTCAAGAAGCGGCGTACTTGTTCTTCTGTTTGTGCTTCAACATATGTTGATTGTGTGTTTTCACGAACAATCACTTCATCACGATTATGTTGATAAAATACTTTAAAAATTGCCATTAATAAATGCCTCCTAAATATTACTTTGTTTATATTTGTGACAACTATACGATAACTTTACTAAATACGTTCTGTATAGAATGTAAGCATAAATAAAAAATATGAATCGAATGAATGTCAAACCGCTGTTTAACAGAATTCAATTCATGGTTTACGATCATACCGTTGTCGTATGCTGTCGATCATTCAATTCCGTACTTGATGTGCGAGAGTTAGATAACTGATACATTGAGTACTAAACCTCGACCCAGTTAGTTTTATTTTACATGAACTTAGCCAATAAATAAAGCAGAATGTAAGAAAAGTAAATACATAGGAAAGGAAACGTTTATAAATCTATGAATGCCACGTTGTATTTATATAAAAGTAGGGTATATAAGAAGTAGGATGAGATATCATCAAAAGCAGGATTTCGGCAGAACTGTCACGATTTGAATAAAATAGAGAAAGTAATTTTGTTTATCGCTTAGTTCTGCTCAAATCCAAAGCGTTGTAGTCTAGACTTGTGACGAGCGCTTATACTTCAATGGCACCTTCACGAGGTGTAAGTGGGTTTTCTTTGTCGATATGATCATAAAACATTACGCCATTCAAGTGGTCGAGCTCATGTTGGAAGACAATTGCAGCGTAACCACTTAGACGATAACTCACTTCATTGCCGTCAATATCGAAGCCCTTTAATGTAATGCGATGATGGCGATGCACGAGGCCAGGAATATCTTCATCCACGCTCAAGCAACCTTCACCAGTTGGTAGGTATGCATCTTGTACACTGTGGCTGGCGATTTTGGGATTGACAATACCGAGATCATAAGACTTGCCATTGCCATCATCTGGGAGATAAACGGCAAACATACGTTTAGGTACGTTGATTTGCGGTGCAGCAAGTCCGACACCACTGCGCAGTTGGTATTTTTCAATCATTTCAGGGTCTTGACTGTTATGCAAAAATTCTTGCATATCTAATAGTGTTTGTCTTTCTTCTTCTGTGAGTGGAAATGTAAGTGCTTCTGCCTTTTGACGAAGCGTTGGATGTCCATCACGTATAATATCTTTCATTGTTAACATATTGACACCTTCCTTATGTAACAATATATCAAAAATCTGTCTATGTGTGCATCATTTAATCTTGCTATCATGGTTTCAATTCATTGACCTTCCTTATTATTGTTTGCTTTATCTCCGTGTTTTATCTAAAATGACGAGTGACAATGAAGGAGGTTTATTGGCTTATGAAATTGAAGAAAACAGCCGGAATCGCATTAGCAGCGACAGTATTATTAGCAGGATGTAACAAAGATGGAGAACAGATAGATAATTATAATGAACATTTGAGTAACCTTCAAAGATTAGAAGCGCCTATTCAAAAGGTTAATAATGAAATGAACAAGTTAGAGAAAGAAAAAGAAAAAATCTCTAAAGAAATCACTGGAAAAGACATTTCACAAGTTCAGGACAAAGTAAAAACATTTTTAGATAATGCAGATAAACGTCAAGAGCAGTTAGAAAAAGAAGAAGCTGCAATGAATGAGTCTAAAAAAGTTTTTGAAAAGATGAAGAAAACAACAAATAAAATTGAAGATGAGGCAAATAAAAAAGAACTCAAAGAATTCAATGATGCGTTAGCAGATAAGTACAAAAAGCATGAAGCATTTATCAACGGGTACAAAAACTTAGTCAATAAAGAAAAAGATTTATTCGGATATTTCCAAGATGAGTCTGGTACACAAGAAGGGGTGGATGAACGTTCAAAAGCAATACAGTCTGCTCAAAAAGAAATGAATGACAAAGTTAAAGCGTATTCAAAATCAATTCGCAAGATGCAATCAGAGAGACGCGATGTAGAAGAAGTGATCAATAATTAGACTGTAACAGTTTGAATGAATGACTATAACAGTTTCTGAAACTGTAATGTTATCAACTATTACAGAACTTGCATCAAACTACTTAAAAGTTACACAGTTTTATGTTACTATGTATGAAGATGAAATATATATAAACGGGAAAGGTATGGTGAATTGCATGGCTGCTAAGTTAAAAGCCCAATTCGATGCAGAACAAGTATTGAAAGATACTGAATCGAAGTTTGAAATGGTTCAAATCCTAGATGCAGATGGTAATGTAGTTAACGAAGATTTGCTTCCAGATTTATCAGATGAAGAATTAGTTGAATTAATGAGAAGAATGGTATGGACACGTATTTTAGACCAACGTTCTATTTCATTAAACAGACAAGGACGTTTAGGTTTCTACGCACCTACTGCTGGTCAAGAAGCATCACAACTTGCTTCACAGTTTGCATTAGAGAAAGAAGACTTCATTCTTCCAGGATACCGTGACGTACCACAATTAATCTGGCACGGTTTACCATTAACGAAAGCGTTCTTATTCTCACGTGGACACTTCGTAGGTAACCAAATGGAAGATGTGAATGCATTAAGCCCACAAATCATTATCGGTGCACAATATATCCAAGCTGCGGGTGTCGCATTCGGTCTTAAAAAACGTGGTAAACAAGCTGTTGCAATTACTTACACTGGTGACGGTGGTTCTTCACAAGGTGACTTCTATGAAGGTATTAACTTTGCGTCAGCTTACAAACTACCAGCTATCTTTGTAATTCAAAACAATAACTACGCGATTTCAACACCGCGTTCAAAACAAACTGCTGCCGAAACATTAGCTCAAAAAGCAGTTGCAGTAGGTATCCCTGGTATCCAAGTTGATGGTATGGATGCATTAGCTGTATATCAAGCAACAAAAGAAGCACGTGATCGTGCGGTTGCTGGTGAAGGTCCAACGTTAATCGAAACAATGACTTATCGTTATGGTCCACATACAATGGCTGGTGACGACCCAACACGTTATAGAACTTCTGATGAAGATGCTGAATGGGAGAAAAAAGACCCACTTGTTCGCTTCAGAAAATTCTTAGAAAATAAAGGGTTATGGTCTGAAGAAAAAGAAAACGAAGTCATCGAACAAGCTAAAGATGAAATTAAAAAAGCAATCAAAGAAGCAGACAACACTGCTAAACAAACAGTGACTTCATTGATGGAAATCATGTATGAAGATATGCCTCAAAACCTTGCTGAACAATATGAAATTTACAAAGAGAAGGAGTCGAAGTAAGCCATGGCACAAATGACAATGGTTCAAGCGATTAACAATGCGCTAGCAACTGAACTTAAAAACGACGAAAACACTTTGATCTTTGGTGAAGACGTTGGTGTTAACGGTGGTGTATTCCGTGTAACTGAAGGTTTACAAAAAGAATTCGGTGAAGACCGTGTATTCGACACACCTTTAGCTGAATCAGGTATTGGTGGATTAGCATTAGGTTTATCGACTCAAGGCTACCGTCCAATCATGGAAATCCAGTTCTTAGGCTTCGTATTCGAAGTATTCGACTCAGTAGCTGGACAAATTGCACGTCACCGTTTCCGTAGCGGTAACTCAAAAGTTGCACCAGTAACAATCCGTACACCATTCGGTGGTGGGGTGCACACACCTGAACTTCACGCAGATAACTTAGAAGGTATTCTTGCGCAATCACCAGGTCTTAAGGTAGTTATTCCTTCAGGCCCATATGATGCGAAAGGTTTACTTATCGAAAGTATCCGTAGCAACGACCCTGTTGCATACCTTGAGCACATGAAATTATACCGCTCATTCCGTGAAGAAGTACCTGAAGAAGAGTACACAATTGAACTTGGCAAAGCCAACGTTAAACGTGAAGGTACTGATTTAACAATCATCACTTATGGTGCAATGGTTCAAGAAGCAATGAAAGCTGCTGAAGAACTTGAAAAAGAAGGTCATTCAATAGAAGTTATTGACTTACGTACTGTTCAACCATTAGATGTTGATACTTTAGTTGCTTCAACAGAAAAAACTGGACGTGTTGTAGTCGTTCAAGAAGCACAAAAACAAGCTGGTGTAGGCGCTAACGTCGTTTCTGAATTATCAGAGCGTGCAATTCTATCATTAGAAGCACCTATCGGACGTGTTGCAGCACCAGACACAATCTACCCATTCACACAAGCTGAGAATGTATGGTTACCAAATAAAAATGATATCATTGAAAAAGTAAAAGAAACATTAGAATTCTAATAACTGTTTAATTGTTAGGTGAGTTGTCTCTTTTGAGCAATGATGCATAAAAGTAAGCTCGCTTTGTAAAAACATTCGATGTTAGTTGAGTGATTTACATTTGGCGAGCTGCTTTTGAGATATTAAATCAACGTCTTTAATTAGACAAAAAAATGATGTAAAAATAGGAGGAAACAACGTGGCATTTGAATTTAAATTACCAGATATTGGTGAAGGTATCCACGAAGGTGAAATTGTAAAATGGTTTATTAAAGCTGGAGATACAATTGAAGAAGATGATATTCTATGTGAAGTACAAAACGACAAATCAGTTGTTGAGATTCCATCTCCTGTAACAGGAACAATTGAAGAAGTAGTTTTAGAAGAAGGTACAGTTGCAGTCGTTGGTGACACAATTGTAAAAATCGACGCTCCAGATGCAGGTGACATCCAGTTCAAAGGAGGACATGATGATGAACCTAAAGAAGAAGCGCCAAAAGAAGAAGTAAAAGAAGAAGCAAAAGAAGAAGCAAAAGAAGCACCTGCTGCAGCCCCTCAAGCAGATGTAGAAGTTGACGAAAACCGCATGATTAAAGCAATGC
This genomic window contains:
- the pdhA gene encoding pyruvate dehydrogenase (acetyl-transferring) E1 component subunit alpha — translated: MAAKLKAQFDAEQVLKDTESKFEMVQILDADGNVVNEDLLPDLSDEELVELMRRMVWTRILDQRSISLNRQGRLGFYAPTAGQEASQLASQFALEKEDFILPGYRDVPQLIWHGLPLTKAFLFSRGHFVGNQMEDVNALSPQIIIGAQYIQAAGVAFGLKKRGKQAVAITYTGDGGSSQGDFYEGINFASAYKLPAIFVIQNNNYAISTPRSKQTAAETLAQKAVAVGIPGIQVDGMDALAVYQATKEARDRAVAGEGPTLIETMTYRYGPHTMAGDDPTRYRTSDEDAEWEKKDPLVRFRKFLENKGLWSEEKENEVIEQAKDEIKKAIKEADNTAKQTVTSLMEIMYEDMPQNLAEQYEIYKEKESK
- a CDS encoding alpha-ketoacid dehydrogenase subunit beta, whose translation is MAQMTMVQAINNALATELKNDENTLIFGEDVGVNGGVFRVTEGLQKEFGEDRVFDTPLAESGIGGLALGLSTQGYRPIMEIQFLGFVFEVFDSVAGQIARHRFRSGNSKVAPVTIRTPFGGGVHTPELHADNLEGILAQSPGLKVVIPSGPYDAKGLLIESIRSNDPVAYLEHMKLYRSFREEVPEEEYTIELGKANVKREGTDLTIITYGAMVQEAMKAAEELEKEGHSIEVIDLRTVQPLDVDTLVASTEKTGRVVVVQEAQKQAGVGANVVSELSERAILSLEAPIGRVAAPDTIYPFTQAENVWLPNKNDIIEKVKETLEF